A genomic window from Lotus japonicus ecotype B-129 chromosome 1, LjGifu_v1.2 includes:
- the LOC130730166 gene encoding uncharacterized protein LOC130730166, protein MGEDKWPIVRQTLIQELDTEFGMYSSIFGIAEANEIRYALQVTSGGPVGEDKRMIFPNMAYIISIAYKVVFMTLAVSGCNTFFPLRGSHNPPALHKRMAVAFVNKNHFIGVVLRDGHPMPLTAHMWPYKRRDEAKTWVDPYFA, encoded by the exons ATGGGAGAAGACAAATGGCCGATTGTTCGTCAGACTCTGATCCAGGAGCTTGACACTGAGTTTGGCATGTATAGTTCAATATTTGGGATAGCTGAGGCAAATGAGATACGTTATGCTTTACAGGTCACTTCAGGTGGGCCAGTAGGAGAAGATAAGAGGATGATCTTTCCTAATATGGCATACATTATATCCATAGCTTATAAAGTGGTGTTCATGACCCTTGCTGTTAGTGGATGTAACACTTTCTTCCCGTTGAGAGGAAGTCATAACCCACCGGCACTCCACAAACGCATGGCAGTTGCATTTGTTAACAAAAATCACTTTATAGGG GTTGTTCTTCGTGATGGGCACCCAATGCCGCTCACTGCTCACATGTGGCCATATAAGCGCAGGGACGAGGCCAAGACATGGGTTGATCCCTATTTTGCTTGA